The following are from one region of the Thiocapsa rosea genome:
- a CDS encoding glycosyltransferase: MTAVGSTAGTHALDIILRYFPRALHVLRTEGVAVLLRKLKRRLGTTPLRVADPPRLLALSEPFDPVDLTPGAAPLVSVVIPVHNQFGYTHHCLAALAHVGAQRAFEVILVDDCSSDGTGERLVRYPGLRLIRNPENLGFVGSCNRGAEAAQGAYLVFLNNDTQVQPGWLDALIDTFEDAPDAGIVGSRLLYPDGRQQEAGAILFADGTAWNYGHLDAPDKPQYSYRRAVDYCSGAALAIETALFRRLGGFDSAFAPAYYEDADLAFRVRAAGRTVYYQPLSRVVHFEGISAGRDEQTQTGLKRYQRINAETFRTRWAEVLAGFGERGEDLERAKERAVRRRVLVVDNYMVTPDRESGSVRMINLFRILQGLGFKVTFAAANLEAPEPYVADLQRIGVEVLYRPYVRRIRDHLARHGTDYDLVILSRADAAAATLDAARTHCPRARIVFDTVDLHFLREHRLAQLQGDRATLRVAERRKAQELDLMRRADLTFVVSEAERDILAVEAPDVRVHVVSNIHRVFGSAKPYDARSGILFIGAFAHPPNTDAVLFLCREIMPLLRVRVPDSRLSIIGADPPREVLACAGSDIEILGHVPDVEPFFAACRASVAPLRYGAGVKGKINQSLAHGLPVVATRVAAEGMHLVDGESVLIADDAPAFAEAIARLDRDPLLWQRLSDGGIRVMETHFGFAAAEQALREALDLEDGT; this comes from the coding sequence ATGACGGCCGTCGGATCGACTGCCGGAACGCACGCCCTGGACATCATCCTCCGTTATTTCCCCCGCGCCCTCCATGTCCTGCGCACGGAGGGCGTCGCCGTCCTGCTGCGCAAGCTCAAGCGCCGTCTAGGCACCACGCCGCTGCGTGTGGCCGACCCGCCGCGTCTGCTCGCGCTCTCCGAGCCCTTCGACCCGGTCGACCTGACGCCGGGCGCGGCGCCGCTGGTCTCGGTGGTGATCCCGGTCCACAACCAGTTCGGCTACACACATCACTGTCTCGCCGCGCTGGCCCACGTCGGCGCCCAGCGGGCCTTCGAGGTGATCCTGGTCGACGACTGCTCAAGCGACGGGACCGGCGAGCGACTCGTGCGCTACCCCGGTTTGCGCCTAATCCGCAACCCCGAGAACCTCGGGTTCGTCGGATCCTGCAATCGCGGGGCCGAGGCCGCGCAGGGTGCCTATCTGGTCTTTCTGAACAACGACACCCAGGTCCAACCCGGCTGGCTGGATGCGCTGATCGACACCTTCGAGGACGCACCGGATGCCGGGATCGTCGGCAGCCGCCTCCTCTATCCGGACGGCCGCCAGCAGGAGGCCGGGGCCATCCTCTTTGCGGACGGCACGGCCTGGAACTACGGCCACCTGGACGCCCCGGACAAGCCCCAATACAGCTATCGCCGCGCCGTCGACTATTGCTCGGGCGCCGCACTCGCCATCGAGACCGCGCTCTTCAGGCGTCTCGGCGGATTCGACAGCGCCTTCGCGCCCGCCTATTACGAGGATGCCGATCTGGCCTTCCGGGTACGCGCAGCCGGGCGCACGGTCTACTACCAGCCGCTGTCGCGCGTCGTGCACTTCGAGGGGATCAGCGCGGGGCGCGACGAGCAGACCCAGACGGGTTTGAAGCGATATCAGCGGATCAATGCCGAGACCTTCCGCACGCGTTGGGCCGAGGTCTTGGCCGGCTTCGGCGAGCGCGGCGAGGATCTGGAGCGGGCGAAGGAGCGCGCCGTACGACGCCGGGTCCTGGTGGTCGACAACTACATGGTCACGCCGGATCGCGAGTCCGGCTCGGTGCGGATGATCAACCTGTTCCGCATCCTGCAAGGGCTCGGCTTCAAGGTGACCTTCGCGGCGGCGAATCTGGAGGCACCCGAGCCTTATGTCGCCGACCTGCAGCGCATCGGTGTGGAGGTGCTCTACCGGCCCTACGTGCGCCGGATCCGCGACCATCTGGCCCGTCACGGGACCGACTACGACCTGGTGATCCTAAGCCGTGCCGATGCTGCGGCGGCCACGCTCGACGCGGCCCGGACCCACTGCCCCAGGGCACGGATCGTCTTCGATACGGTCGATCTGCACTTCCTGCGCGAGCACCGACTCGCGCAGCTGCAAGGCGATCGCGCGACCCTGCGTGTCGCCGAGCGGCGCAAGGCGCAGGAGCTAGACCTGATGCGTCGGGCCGATCTGACCTTCGTGGTCAGCGAGGCCGAGCGTGACATCCTGGCCGTTGAGGCGCCGGATGTCCGGGTCCATGTCGTCTCCAACATCCACCGGGTCTTCGGCTCGGCTAAGCCGTACGATGCGCGGAGCGGGATCCTCTTCATCGGCGCCTTCGCACACCCGCCGAACACCGACGCCGTCCTCTTTCTCTGTCGCGAGATCATGCCCTTGCTGCGCGTGCGCGTCCCGGACAGCCGGCTCAGCATCATCGGTGCGGATCCGCCGCGCGAGGTCCTCGCCTGCGCCGGGTCGGACATCGAGATCCTTGGACACGTCCCCGATGTCGAGCCTTTCTTCGCCGCGTGCCGTGCCTCGGTCGCACCCTTACGCTACGGCGCCGGGGTGAAGGGCAAGATCAACCAGAGTCTGGCCCACGGGCTGCCCGTCGTTGCGACCCGCGTCGCCGCGGAGGGCATGCATCTGGTCGACGGCGAATCGGTGTTGATCGCGGACGACGCGCCCGCCTTCGCCGAGGCGATCGCGCGGCTCGATCGGGATCCACTGCTCTGGCAGCGTCTCTCCGACGGAGGCATCCGGGTGATGGAGACCCATTTCGGCTTCGCCGCCGCCGAGCAGGCGCTGCGCGAAGCGCTCGATCTGGAGGACGGCACGTGA
- a CDS encoding glycosyltransferase family 2 protein, whose protein sequence is MSTAASVPAIGVIVVNYNAGDLLTQCVGAVLGADVPVEVIVSDNGSDDGSLEHLRAMFGTDPRLRILENRSNLGFAAANNRALPLVRADRLLFLNPDCLVGPDTLGRMLAFMESRPDVGMAGCIVRNPDGSEQVASRRTIPDPWIALKRILRLDRLLPDRGGRRLNLHHEPLPAEPVAVEAISGSFMLVSRRALDAVGPLDEGYFLHCEDLDWFVRFRQAGWTIALVPDVSVIHHKGACSRRHPIEVERHKHRGMERFYRKFQAREYPMFFNGLVIFGIRVHFWSRVFIDTLSRLFHRPRSGKRG, encoded by the coding sequence GTGAGCACGGCCGCATCGGTCCCCGCCATCGGCGTGATCGTCGTCAACTACAACGCGGGCGATCTGCTGACCCAGTGTGTCGGGGCGGTCCTCGGAGCGGATGTGCCGGTCGAGGTCATCGTCAGCGACAACGGGTCGGACGACGGGAGCCTTGAGCATCTGCGCGCGATGTTCGGCACGGATCCGCGCCTGCGCATCCTCGAAAACCGGTCTAATCTGGGCTTCGCCGCGGCCAACAATCGCGCCTTGCCGCTGGTCCGGGCCGATCGCCTGCTGTTTCTGAATCCGGACTGCCTGGTCGGACCCGACACACTGGGGCGGATGCTCGCCTTCATGGAGAGCCGCCCGGACGTCGGTATGGCCGGCTGCATCGTGCGCAACCCGGACGGGAGCGAGCAGGTGGCGAGCCGCCGCACGATTCCCGACCCCTGGATCGCGCTCAAACGCATCCTGCGGCTCGATCGGCTCCTGCCCGATCGGGGCGGGCGCCGTCTGAACCTTCATCATGAGCCGTTGCCCGCCGAGCCGGTCGCGGTCGAGGCGATCTCCGGATCCTTCATGCTGGTGAGCCGGCGGGCGCTCGACGCGGTCGGGCCGCTCGACGAGGGCTATTTCCTGCACTGCGAGGATCTCGACTGGTTCGTGCGTTTTCGACAGGCCGGTTGGACGATCGCGCTCGTCCCGGATGTCAGCGTGATCCATCACAAAGGTGCCTGCAGCCGACGCCACCCGATCGAGGTCGAGCGGCACAAGCATCGGGGGATGGAGCGCTTTTACCGCAAGTTCCAGGCTCGGGAATATCCAATGTTCTTCAATGGGTTGGTTATCTTCGGCATCCGGGTCCATTTCTGGAGCCGGGTCTTCATCGACACCCTGAGCCGACTGTTCCATCGCCCGAGATCGGGGAAGAGGGGCTGA
- a CDS encoding NAD-dependent epimerase/dehydratase family protein: MDQDASARLGSILVTGATGKVGRRLVAELLRTGHRVAIVTRSSDAAQTLWPEQGPAPGPEIRAADLTDPSSLGSVCDGIDTLFHLASYSPRPDEPDIYEAASHWPVTAEGTATLMARVEPSGIRRVVYLSSIKAMGDRAGALGRPADESVAPAPDSLYGRAKLAAERSVLELGRATGRHTVVLRLPMVYGLGDNGNIARMVKAVAAGRFPPWPRIENHRAAIHVEDAVAAAILVAGRPETAGEVYLVTDGRDYSTRWLYEQSLIALGRPVPRWTTPLPVLRLAAGIGTLGERLTRRRMPLTLDGLGKLTGDAWFSSAKIERDLGFRARQTLKAEIPHLARALSNMPDAEE, encoded by the coding sequence ATGGACCAAGACGCAAGCGCGCGGCTCGGATCGATCCTCGTCACCGGAGCGACCGGCAAGGTGGGCCGACGGCTGGTCGCGGAGCTGCTGCGGACCGGCCACCGCGTGGCGATCGTCACGCGATCCTCTGATGCGGCGCAGACACTCTGGCCAGAGCAAGGACCGGCGCCGGGTCCCGAGATCCGTGCCGCCGACCTGACCGACCCGTCGAGCCTCGGATCGGTCTGCGACGGCATCGACACCCTATTCCACTTGGCGAGCTACTCGCCGCGTCCGGACGAGCCGGACATCTACGAGGCAGCCTCCCACTGGCCGGTGACCGCCGAGGGCACCGCCACTCTGATGGCCCGCGTCGAGCCGTCCGGGATTCGGCGTGTCGTCTATCTAAGCAGCATCAAGGCGATGGGAGACCGGGCCGGTGCGCTCGGCCGACCCGCCGACGAGTCGGTTGCCCCGGCGCCGGACAGTCTCTACGGTCGCGCAAAGCTCGCAGCCGAGCGCAGTGTCCTGGAACTTGGACGCGCGACCGGCCGACACACCGTGGTTCTGCGGCTTCCCATGGTCTACGGCCTCGGGGACAACGGAAACATCGCGCGCATGGTCAAGGCGGTCGCGGCGGGGCGCTTCCCGCCTTGGCCTCGCATCGAGAATCACCGCGCAGCGATCCATGTCGAGGATGCCGTCGCCGCCGCAATCCTGGTCGCCGGCCGGCCCGAGACGGCCGGCGAGGTCTACCTGGTCACCGACGGCCGAGACTATTCCACCCGCTGGCTCTACGAGCAGAGCCTCATCGCACTCGGCCGGCCCGTGCCGCGCTGGACCACCCCGCTCCCGGTTCTGCGTCTCGCGGCCGGCATCGGTACGCTCGGCGAACGCCTGACCCGACGGCGCATGCCGCTGACCCTGGACGGGCTCGGCAAGCTCACGGGTGATGCCTGGTTCTCCTCGGCGAAGATCGAGCGCGACCTGGGCTTTCGGGCGCGACAGACGCTCAAGGCCGAGATCCCGCATCTGGCCAGGGCTCTGTCGAACATGCCCGACGCCGAGGAATGA
- a CDS encoding DUF1631 domain-containing protein — protein sequence MADTSTTSSAPPLETPDVVAGLTPTDAAALLSGCRDRLAHGLATVFAQHLGGASEDFLGMADRATSLEQQQLYFSAMDFLDNRGQQLLQQFRSTYVACFDASVAALQSKEAATVMHETDELRLVDTDDFERDLAIGKLSARAACNCSQQLTALDRRLAALLRVPRISQDDNPLYPRTVFSAMLQALNDLDVREQLALILLHEFERQTSVELPGVYADLNRFLVQSGVLPTIPLAGPLSAPRSETPDQPGGSIGGMSGWAGFEPSEDPGLTEQEEQSLVEPGARVHTRVDFERLPRLANDDVFGQLARAIQTASRGRLSRTTAAPGAPGAPGASKGGAAPGGPETPALGLAQLIEALNALQRGFTDVRQIPGLRSSNIDPRRGNVLQQIRAAPMMMWSRPLDAMTIDIVARLFDAIFNDPELSATVRAELAKLQIPVLKVALVDKSFFSDRRHPARRLLDVVASSGIGRNEKDEPRLVDKVREIVDAVVEGFDEDLNVFAVQTYRLEEFLREEEEHAQSKSQRVFDQLEQRDRQEIAATRVGEELATRTADVALPVLVASFFDRFWRRVLIDVFIRFGDAAEPWREALATMDDLIWSVKPKDTAQERNRLLTALPDLLKRLRRGLETVHLEEAWDPFFDRLIRLHMGALHKEPPPGKPLDQDAFATSASELLQTSGAANAPSFAAEMARGEDATPASEETAPPDQYLLLARSLEVGDWVEFQSFRGTRKTLRLGWVSKYRGVYLFTNRQGDNALTLATTSLAGHLRKGTARVLSQDPLTDRAVAQVLEQVMPETTGDSG from the coding sequence ATGGCCGACACCTCCACCACCTCCTCAGCTCCTCCGCTCGAGACGCCCGACGTCGTCGCGGGCCTGACACCGACGGATGCGGCCGCACTGCTGAGCGGGTGTCGCGACCGCCTTGCGCACGGTCTGGCGACCGTGTTCGCGCAGCATCTCGGCGGGGCGAGCGAGGATTTTCTCGGCATGGCCGACCGCGCGACCAGCCTGGAGCAACAGCAGCTCTATTTCTCGGCGATGGACTTCCTCGACAACCGAGGGCAACAGCTCCTGCAGCAGTTCCGCAGTACCTACGTCGCCTGCTTCGACGCGAGCGTCGCGGCCTTGCAGTCGAAAGAGGCCGCGACGGTGATGCACGAGACCGACGAGCTGCGTCTCGTGGATACCGACGACTTCGAGCGTGATCTGGCCATCGGCAAACTCTCGGCCCGCGCGGCATGTAACTGCTCGCAGCAGCTCACGGCGCTCGACCGCCGTCTCGCCGCACTCCTGCGCGTGCCGCGGATCAGCCAGGACGACAATCCGCTGTATCCGCGCACCGTCTTCAGCGCCATGCTCCAGGCCCTGAACGACCTGGATGTGCGCGAGCAGCTCGCCTTGATCCTTCTGCACGAGTTCGAGCGTCAGACCTCCGTCGAGCTTCCCGGCGTCTACGCGGATCTGAATCGTTTTCTCGTTCAGTCCGGCGTGCTTCCGACCATCCCGCTTGCAGGCCCCCTGTCGGCTCCGCGCAGCGAGACCCCCGACCAGCCCGGCGGCAGTATCGGCGGGATGTCGGGGTGGGCCGGTTTCGAGCCTTCCGAGGATCCGGGATTGACCGAGCAGGAAGAGCAGAGCCTTGTCGAGCCGGGTGCCCGGGTCCACACGCGGGTGGATTTCGAGCGCCTTCCGCGCCTGGCGAACGACGACGTCTTCGGCCAGTTGGCCCGCGCGATCCAGACCGCGAGTCGCGGCCGACTCTCCCGGACGACCGCTGCGCCCGGTGCGCCCGGCGCGCCCGGCGCGTCCAAGGGCGGCGCCGCACCGGGCGGTCCGGAGACACCCGCGCTTGGCCTCGCCCAGCTGATCGAGGCGTTGAACGCGCTCCAGCGAGGGTTCACGGATGTTCGGCAGATTCCGGGCCTGAGATCCTCGAACATCGATCCGCGGCGTGGGAATGTGCTTCAACAGATTCGCGCCGCTCCCATGATGATGTGGTCGCGGCCGCTCGATGCCATGACCATCGACATCGTCGCACGGCTCTTCGATGCCATCTTCAACGACCCCGAGCTCTCGGCGACCGTGCGCGCGGAGTTGGCCAAGTTGCAGATTCCGGTGCTTAAGGTCGCGTTGGTCGACAAGTCCTTCTTTTCCGATCGCAGGCACCCGGCCCGTCGGTTGCTCGACGTGGTCGCGAGCTCCGGAATCGGGCGCAACGAGAAGGACGAGCCCCGCCTGGTCGATAAGGTCCGGGAGATCGTCGATGCCGTCGTCGAGGGGTTCGACGAGGACCTGAACGTCTTCGCGGTTCAGACCTACAGGCTCGAAGAGTTCCTGCGCGAGGAAGAAGAGCACGCGCAAAGCAAGTCGCAGCGTGTCTTCGATCAGCTTGAGCAGCGCGATCGCCAGGAGATTGCGGCCACGCGAGTGGGCGAGGAATTGGCGACCCGGACCGCCGACGTTGCGCTTCCCGTGCTGGTTGCGTCGTTTTTCGATCGGTTTTGGCGTCGGGTGCTGATCGATGTCTTTATCCGCTTCGGCGATGCGGCCGAGCCGTGGCGCGAAGCACTGGCGACGATGGACGACCTGATCTGGAGCGTTAAGCCCAAAGACACGGCCCAGGAGCGCAATCGTCTCCTCACGGCGCTCCCGGATCTCCTCAAGCGGTTGCGCCGTGGCCTGGAAACGGTCCATCTCGAGGAGGCATGGGATCCCTTCTTCGACCGCCTGATCCGGCTTCACATGGGCGCCCTGCACAAGGAGCCGCCGCCGGGGAAACCGTTGGACCAGGATGCCTTCGCGACCTCCGCATCCGAGTTGCTGCAGACCTCCGGAGCGGCAAACGCACCGTCCTTCGCCGCGGAAATGGCGCGCGGCGAGGACGCGACGCCGGCGTCCGAGGAGACCGCACCGCCGGATCAATATCTGCTGCTCGCCCGATCGCTCGAGGTCGGCGATTGGGTGGAGTTCCAGAGTTTCCGGGGGACGCGCAAGACCTTGCGGCTCGGCTGGGTCAGCAAGTATCGCGGGGTCTATCTCTTCACCAACCGTCAGGGGGACAACGCCTTGACCCTGGCCACGACCAGCCTCGCAGGCCATCTGCGCAAGGGGACGGCGCGCGTCTTGAGCCAGGATCCCCTGACCGATCGCGCGGTGGCCCAAGTGCTTGAGCAGGTCATGCCCGAGACGACGGGTGATTCCGGCTGA
- a CDS encoding AAA family ATPase: MKVILLGNAGAGKSTLSRKLMAKHPAARLSLDEVAFQGGTERRPLQDSIEDVKHWIACNESWIIEGCYADIIEPVLERCDELIFLNPGVDACIAHCRSRPWEPEKFSSRQEQDENLENLLQWVNSYESRTDEYGLSRHRALYESFHGKKREFNDPSEYELA, translated from the coding sequence ATGAAAGTTATCCTTCTTGGAAACGCTGGAGCGGGTAAAAGCACCCTGTCCAGAAAACTGATGGCCAAGCATCCCGCCGCCCGGCTGTCGCTGGATGAGGTGGCTTTTCAAGGTGGTACGGAAAGACGCCCTCTTCAAGACAGCATTGAGGATGTGAAACACTGGATTGCATGCAACGAAAGCTGGATCATCGAAGGCTGTTACGCCGACATTATTGAGCCCGTATTGGAGCGCTGTGATGAACTTATCTTCCTCAACCCCGGGGTAGATGCGTGCATTGCACACTGCCGCTCAAGACCGTGGGAGCCGGAAAAGTTTAGCTCACGCCAAGAACAAGACGAAAATCTAGAAAACCTGCTCCAATGGGTTAACTCCTACGAGAGCCGTACGGACGAATATGGGCTCTCAAGGCACCGGGCGCTCTACGAATCGTTTCATGGCAAGAAGCGTGAATTCAATGATCCGAGCGAGTATGAATTGGCATAA